In one Drosophila pseudoobscura strain MV-25-SWS-2005 chromosome X, UCI_Dpse_MV25, whole genome shotgun sequence genomic region, the following are encoded:
- the ng4 gene encoding protein new-glue 4, with amino-acid sequence MPMVELILKLKVLLLVLPWLLICKFLYKPADFTEPSVFYNSLDYHPEDYIDTFTTLQQEDYFQ; translated from the coding sequence ATGCCGATGGTGGAATTGATACTGAAACTGAAAGTGCTGCTCCTGGTGCTCCCCTGGCTGCTGATATGCAAGTTCCTGTACAAGCCCGCGGACTTTACGGAGCCGTCTGTGTTCTACAACAGCCTGGACTATCATCCGGAGGACTACATAGACACGTTCACAACGCTGCAGCAGGAAGACTACTTTCAGTGA
- the LOC117185040 gene encoding protein new-glue 1-like — protein MRYHCVLLLAVLACVLIGQSSAASSTTTTTGTATTTAATATTTTTSASATTTAAATTTDAAAATATTTTTAASTSGKKKKKRTVKWVERRSGGKRSGSRNKSKNKSKKNRKVRRRHHHRVSTTSSSAISSGTSLRRRSLSNRRRSG, from the coding sequence atgagaTACCATTGCGTTTTGCTTCTGGCAGTCCTGGCCTGTGTCCTCATCGGCCAGTCTTCGGCAGCGTCGTcgacgaccacgaccacgggAACGGCCACAACAACGGCTGcaactgccacaacaacaacaacgtcGGCAAGTgccacaaccacagcagcagccacgacCACCGACGCCGCCgcggccaccgccaccaccaccacgaccgccgcctccaccagcggtaaaaagaaaaaaaagaggaccGTGAAATGGGTAGAACGCCGAAGTGGTGGCAAgaggagcgggagcaggaaCAAGAGCAAGAACAAGAGCAAGAAGAACAGGAAGGTCAGGAGGCGTCACCATCACCGTGTCTCGACCACCTCTAGCAGTGCCATTAGCAGTGGCACCTCATTAAGGCGCCGATCCCTCTCCAACCGCAGGAGGAGCGGCTAg